A part of Toxotes jaculatrix isolate fToxJac2 chromosome 24, fToxJac2.pri, whole genome shotgun sequence genomic DNA contains:
- the LOC121178233 gene encoding coiled-coil domain-containing protein 122-like → MAQQELRSKEREILFLEGDMEHLERQTKVLHDRCASISKENTELQICICEEQENARMALAGFNSYRNKMEGHRAAVLHAASQTEAHKELEEKKALVRMVTQKKEELKEDLENPNGNAVRMAKREIGALKEQISVTRKTIAERREQLQKEFETHTHIKKGIEIQNRRYEAIVKRLHCQLSRAQAAHRQMSEDISRMQRQLAELKKQQESSQDSVVSGH, encoded by the exons ATGGCGCAGCAGGAGCTGAGATCTAAAGAGAGGGAAATCCTATTCCTGGAGGGCGACATGGAACACCTGGAGCGGCAGACAAAAGTCCTGCATGATCGCTGTGCATCCAtcagcaaagaaaacacagaactcCAGATTTGTATATGTGAGGAGCAGGAGAACGCTCGCATGGCACTGGCAGGGTTTAACAGCTACAGAAACAAGATGGAGGgtcacagagcagctgttttGCATGCAGCAAGCCAGACAGAGGCCCAtaaagagctggaggagaagaaagcaCTGGTCAGGATGGTAacacagaagaaagaggagctgaaggaaGATTTGGAGAATCCAAATGGAAACGCAGTGCGTATGGCAAAG AGAGAGATTGGCGCTTTGAAGGAGCAGATCTCTGTGACAAGGAAGACCATagctgagaggagagagcaacTACAAAAAGAGTTTGAGACTCATACCCACATAAAGAAAGGCATAGAG ATCCAGAACAGGCGCTATGAAGCCATCGTCAAGCGTCTCCACTGCCAACTGAGTAGGGCCCAGGCTGCCCACAG GCAAATGTCTGAAGATATCTCTCGCATGCAGAGACAACTGGCTGAGCTCAAGAAGCAGCAGGAGTCATCACAGGACTCAGTGGTCAGTGGCCACTAA